One Leopardus geoffroyi isolate Oge1 chromosome B1, O.geoffroyi_Oge1_pat1.0, whole genome shotgun sequence DNA window includes the following coding sequences:
- the CCNG2 gene encoding cyclin-G2 isoform X1: protein MLEGGVMKDLEAEYLAGREGVQLFGLLNLYLEQEQRFQPREKGLSLIEATPEDDNTLCPRLRNAKVEDLRSLTNFFGSCTETFVLAVNILDRFLALMKVKPKHLSCIGVCCFLLAARIVEEECNIPSTHDVIRISQCKCTASDIKRMEKIISEKLHYELEATTALNFLHLYHTIVLCHTSERKEILSLDKLEAQLKACNCRLTFSKAKPSVLALCLLNLEVETLKSIELLEILLLVKKHSKVNDTEFIYWRELVSKCLAEYSSPECCKPDLKKLVWIVSRRTAQNLHNSYYSVPELPTIPEGGCFDESESEDSCEDMSCEESLSSSPSSDQECTFFFNFKVAQTLCFPS from the exons ATGTTGGAAGGAGGAGTG ATGAAGGATTTAGAGGCAGAGTATTTGGCGGGTCGTGAAGGGGTCCAGCTCTTCGGATTGTTGAACCTCTATTTAGAACAGGAACAGAGATTCCAACCTCGAGAAAAAGGGCTGAGCTTGATCGAGGCTACACCGGAG gATGATAACACTTTGTGTCCAAGATTGAGAAATGCCAAAGTAGAAGATTTAAGGAGTTTAACCAACTTTTTTGGATCTTGCACTGAAACTTTTGTCCTGGCTGTCAATATTTTGGACAGATTCTTGGCTCTTATGAAG GTGAAACCTAAACATTTGTCTTGCATTGGAGTCTGTTGTTTTTTGCTGGCTGCTAGAATAGTTGAAGAAGAATGCAATATTCCATCCACTCATGACGTAATCCGGATCAGTCAATGTAAATGTACTGCTTCTGACATAAAACggatggaaaaaataatttcagaaaaattgcACTATGAATTGGAAGCTACTACTGCCTTAAACTTTTTGCACTTATACCATACTATCGTACTGTGTCATACATCAGAAAG GAAAGAAATACTGAGTCTGGATAAACTAGAAGCTCAACTGAAAGCTTGCAACTGCCGTCTTAccttttcaaaagcaaaa ccatctGTGTTAGCTTTGTGCCTTCTCAATTTGGAAGTAGAAACTTTGAAATCCATTGAATTACTGGAAATTCTTCTGCTTGTTAAAAAACATTCCAAG gttaATGACACCGAGTTCATTTACTGGAGGGAGTTGGTTTCTAAATGCCTAGCTGAATATTCTTCTCCTGAATGTTGCAAACCAGATCTTAAGAAACTGGTTTGGATTGTTTCAAGGCGCACAGCCCAGAACCTCCACAACAGTTACTATAGTGTTCCTGAGCTGCCAACAATACCAGAAGGGGGTTGTTTTGATGAAAGTGAAAG TGAGGACTCTTGTGAAGATATGAGTTGTGAAGAGAGTCTCAGCAGCTCTCCTTCCAGCGATCAAGAGTGCACTTTCTTTTTCAACTTCAAAGTGGCACAGACATTGTGCTTTCCATCTTAG
- the CCNG2 gene encoding cyclin-G2 isoform X2 yields the protein MKDLEAEYLAGREGVQLFGLLNLYLEQEQRFQPREKGLSLIEATPEDDNTLCPRLRNAKVEDLRSLTNFFGSCTETFVLAVNILDRFLALMKVKPKHLSCIGVCCFLLAARIVEEECNIPSTHDVIRISQCKCTASDIKRMEKIISEKLHYELEATTALNFLHLYHTIVLCHTSERKEILSLDKLEAQLKACNCRLTFSKAKPSVLALCLLNLEVETLKSIELLEILLLVKKHSKVNDTEFIYWRELVSKCLAEYSSPECCKPDLKKLVWIVSRRTAQNLHNSYYSVPELPTIPEGGCFDESESEDSCEDMSCEESLSSSPSSDQECTFFFNFKVAQTLCFPS from the exons ATGAAGGATTTAGAGGCAGAGTATTTGGCGGGTCGTGAAGGGGTCCAGCTCTTCGGATTGTTGAACCTCTATTTAGAACAGGAACAGAGATTCCAACCTCGAGAAAAAGGGCTGAGCTTGATCGAGGCTACACCGGAG gATGATAACACTTTGTGTCCAAGATTGAGAAATGCCAAAGTAGAAGATTTAAGGAGTTTAACCAACTTTTTTGGATCTTGCACTGAAACTTTTGTCCTGGCTGTCAATATTTTGGACAGATTCTTGGCTCTTATGAAG GTGAAACCTAAACATTTGTCTTGCATTGGAGTCTGTTGTTTTTTGCTGGCTGCTAGAATAGTTGAAGAAGAATGCAATATTCCATCCACTCATGACGTAATCCGGATCAGTCAATGTAAATGTACTGCTTCTGACATAAAACggatggaaaaaataatttcagaaaaattgcACTATGAATTGGAAGCTACTACTGCCTTAAACTTTTTGCACTTATACCATACTATCGTACTGTGTCATACATCAGAAAG GAAAGAAATACTGAGTCTGGATAAACTAGAAGCTCAACTGAAAGCTTGCAACTGCCGTCTTAccttttcaaaagcaaaa ccatctGTGTTAGCTTTGTGCCTTCTCAATTTGGAAGTAGAAACTTTGAAATCCATTGAATTACTGGAAATTCTTCTGCTTGTTAAAAAACATTCCAAG gttaATGACACCGAGTTCATTTACTGGAGGGAGTTGGTTTCTAAATGCCTAGCTGAATATTCTTCTCCTGAATGTTGCAAACCAGATCTTAAGAAACTGGTTTGGATTGTTTCAAGGCGCACAGCCCAGAACCTCCACAACAGTTACTATAGTGTTCCTGAGCTGCCAACAATACCAGAAGGGGGTTGTTTTGATGAAAGTGAAAG TGAGGACTCTTGTGAAGATATGAGTTGTGAAGAGAGTCTCAGCAGCTCTCCTTCCAGCGATCAAGAGTGCACTTTCTTTTTCAACTTCAAAGTGGCACAGACATTGTGCTTTCCATCTTAG